The Parvibaculum sp. DNA segment CGCTGGCCGGCTTCGTCGAAATGGTCGAACGCTGGCGGGCGCTGGTGCCCGGCATGCCGCATACCGAGCTTGCCGAAATCGTGCTCGATGAATCCGGCTATACCGAGATGTGGCAGAACGACAAATCGGCGGATGCGCCGGGCAAGCTCGAAAACCTGAAGGAACTGATCCGCTCGATGGAGCATCACGAAACGCTGGCGGGCTATCTCGAACATATTTCGCTGGTGATGGAAATCGAGCAGAACGACACCGCCGACAAGATCAACCTGATGACGCTGCACAGCGCCAAGGGCCTCGAATTCGACACGGTGTTCCTGCCCGGCTGGGAAGAGGGATTGTTCCCGCATCAGCGCGCGCTGGACGAGAACGGGCTGGCGGGGCTCGAGGAGGAACGTCGGCTGGCCTATGTCGGCATCACGCGCGCAAAGCATCGCGCCTATATTTCCTTTGCCGCCAACCGCCGCATCCATGCGCTGTGGCAGTCGTCCCTGCCCTCGCGCTTCATCGACGAACTGCCGAAGCATCATGTCGAAGTGACCGAAAGCGCGATGGCGGGCGCGAGCTACCAGAATTACGGCCAGAGCCGCTTCGCGCAGGATTTCGCCCGCGACAGCAACTACACAAGCCCCGGCTGGCGCCGCGCGAAGGAAAACGCCGAGGCGGCGTCGCGCGTCCGCCCGCCCGCCTATGAGACCCATGCCGATCTGGTGGCGACCAGCGACCCGGCGGCCGCCAGCTACAACACCGGCGAGCGCGTCTTTCATCAGAAATTCGGCTATGGCGAAGTGATCTCGATCGACGGCAACAAGCTGACGGTCGATTTCGACAAGGCGGGCCGCAAGAAGGTGATCGACAGTTTCCTGGAGCGGGTGTGAGGGCGTGACTGCGTTCGCAACGACATCTGCCGGATACACAATTGTCATCCCGGCGAAAGCCGGGATCCATGTGCCTCGCGGCACAACACGGGTTATCGAACCGCTCATGGACCCCGGCTTTCGCCGGGGTGACACTGAAGTTGCTGCAGTAGCGGCGGCAAACGCACCATGACCACCCCGCTCTGGAAATTCTCTTTCATCGTGCCCTACGAGGCGGCCGACGCCTTCTCCGACGCGCTGGAAGCCGCGATCTGGCCGGAGGCGCTTTCGATTTCGACGCTGGAGGCGGAGCCCGGTTCGTCGCCGCTGGTCAAAACCGCGTCGGACTGGAACGAGGTCGAGGCGCATGGGCGCTGGCGCGTCGAGGCGCTTTACGACGAAAGGCCCGACGAGGCTGCGCTGCGCGTGCTGCTGGCCGCACCTGAAGGCGCGACCGGCGCCAAGGCCGACAACCTGCGCATCGAGCCGCTGCCCGACGCCGACTGGGTGGCGAAATCGCTGGAGGGGCTGGCACCGGTGCGCGCCGGACGCTTTTTCGTCTTCGGCCGCCACGACGCCGACAAGGTGCCGGCGGCATGCATCCCCATCGAGGTCGAGGCCAATCAGGCCTTCGGCACCGGCCACCACGCGACGACGGCGGGCTGCCTTGAATATATTTCCGAACTCATCGACGAACGCCCGCCTGTCCACGCGCTCGACATCGGCACCGGCACCGGGCTGCTCGCCATCGCCCTCGCAAAGGCGACCCGCCGCGCGGTGCTGGCCTCCGACATCGACCCGGTCGCGGTCGAAGTGGCGCGAGCCAATGCGCAGGCAAACGGCGTCGGCCCATGGGTGACGGCGGTGACGGCGGCGGGCTTCGACCATCCGGCGCTGGCCGCCCGCGCGCCCTACGACCTGATCGTCGCCAATATCCTCGCCCGGCCGCTGGTGCGCCTCGCGCCGGCTTTCGGCCGGCATCTGGCGGCGGGCGGCACGCTGATCCTGTCGGGCCTGCTCGGGACGCAGGAAAACATGGTGACGAGCGCCATGACCATGCAGGGCCTGCGGCTCGTCTCGCGCAAGCCGAAGGGCGATTGGGTGACGTTGCGGATGCGGGGGTGACCCCCCATTGCCCCGCCCCCCGGCGCAACTTACATTCATTCCATGTTCCAGACCTTCGACGACACGGCGAACCCCTCCCTCGGCATCGAACGCGCCGCGCGGCTGCGCGCCGAGCTGAAGCGGCGCGGGCTCGACGGATTTCTCATTCCCCGCGCCGACGAGCATCAGGGCGAATATGTGCCGGCCCATGCCGAACGGCTGCGCTGGCTGACCGGTTTCAACGGTTCGGCGGGGCTTGCCATCGTGCTGATGGACAAGGCGGCGATCTTTATCGACGGGCGCTACACGCTGCAGGTGCGGGCGCAGGTCGACATCGACACGTTTGAGCCGCAGCACCTGATCGAGGAGCCGCCGTCGCGATGGATCGAGGAAAACCTCCCGAAAGGCGCCAGGCTCGCCTACGACCCGTGGCTGCACACGATCGACGCGGTGGCCCGGCTCGGAAAGGCCGCGGAGAAGGCCGGCGGCTTGCTGGTGCCGGTGGACAGCAATCCGCTCGACACGATCTGGACCGACCAGCCCGACGCGCCGACGGCGAAGGTCGCGCCGCATCCGCTCGACTATGCGGGCGAAGCGGCATCCGACAAGATCAAGCGGCTGGCATCCGACCTGATGAGCACGGATGCCGACGCCGCGATGCTGACCATGCCGGATTCGATTGCCTGGCTTTTCAACATCCGGGGCGCCGACGTGCCGCACACGCCGCTGCCGCTCTCCTTCGCGCTGCTGCATGAAGACGGCCACGCCGAACTCTTCATCGACGAGCGGAAGCTCGACGACACGGCACGCGCGCATCTCGGCAATATCGTGACGGTCAGGCCACGCGACGACCTGGGGCCGGCGCTGGACGAACTCGGCCGCAAGAAAAAGACCGTGCTGGTCGATCCCGCGACCTGCGCCTCATGGATCGACGACCGGCTGCGCTCAGCCGGCGCCGAAGTGAAGCGCGGTACCGACCC contains these protein-coding regions:
- a CDS encoding 50S ribosomal protein L11 methyltransferase, translated to MTTPLWKFSFIVPYEAADAFSDALEAAIWPEALSISTLEAEPGSSPLVKTASDWNEVEAHGRWRVEALYDERPDEAALRVLLAAPEGATGAKADNLRIEPLPDADWVAKSLEGLAPVRAGRFFVFGRHDADKVPAACIPIEVEANQAFGTGHHATTAGCLEYISELIDERPPVHALDIGTGTGLLAIALAKATRRAVLASDIDPVAVEVARANAQANGVGPWVTAVTAAGFDHPALAARAPYDLIVANILARPLVRLAPAFGRHLAAGGTLILSGLLGTQENMVTSAMTMQGLRLVSRKPKGDWVTLRMRG
- a CDS encoding aminopeptidase P family protein; amino-acid sequence: MFQTFDDTANPSLGIERAARLRAELKRRGLDGFLIPRADEHQGEYVPAHAERLRWLTGFNGSAGLAIVLMDKAAIFIDGRYTLQVRAQVDIDTFEPQHLIEEPPSRWIEENLPKGARLAYDPWLHTIDAVARLGKAAEKAGGLLVPVDSNPLDTIWTDQPDAPTAKVAPHPLDYAGEAASDKIKRLASDLMSTDADAAMLTMPDSIAWLFNIRGADVPHTPLPLSFALLHEDGHAELFIDERKLDDTARAHLGNIVTVRPRDDLGPALDELGRKKKTVLVDPATCASWIDDRLRSAGAEVKRGTDPCELPKACKNEAEVAGTRAAHLRDGRALTKFLAWLAREAPKGKVDEIEAAQRLEGFRSATGELKDLSFDTISGAGANGAIVHYRVTEGTNMPLKPGELFLVDSGAQYMDGTTDVTRTVAIGTPDAEQRNRFTRVLKGHIGIATARFPEGTSGAQLDAFARMALWKSGLDYDHGTGHGVGSYLSVHEGPQRISKMGHQPLKPGMIVSNEPGYYKPGGYGIRIENLCVVTPPAPIDGGERMMMGFETLTLAPIDLALVEKSLLTGEEVEWLNAYHARVRGALADGLDAETKAWLEEATRAI